A window of Liolophura sinensis isolate JHLJ2023 chromosome 4, CUHK_Ljap_v2, whole genome shotgun sequence genomic DNA:
GTTTCAGAAAATGAAGCACGACCGCCCACAGTCTGGAGCTCTGTATCCAGGACTGTGGATAATAATGTTGTGAAGATGTAGGGGCCGCCGCTGGCTCGTCTTCATTACAAAATGCGCTATACAGTTAATAATTTTTGAAGGTTATTTTATCTTACTTATATGcattcaggtgagtttcctgaagacaaagggcaataagATTTAATGGCTAGACTAGCTAtgtcaataaaatttacctcgACAGTTCCactgtgtaattttgtcatatatgtaGATATTATGAAGGAAGGCATATAgcagatttctctttatgtttgagATAGGCTGGAAGATCTCCTTAGGGctggtgatgtatccatcacatgcGCATGTGATCTTGAAGAACCGACGTCGTCCTTATTAAAAGTTTCCACAGGATCCCGAGACGGAAGTTCTGTGGGGCCACTatgtttattagttttattattattattttgagctTTGCTTTggacttatttttgtcattattatttttgaagGTGTTATGTTCGTGTTTATTAGTTTGTTCTGTATTATTTTCTAATTGTATTTGTTGTGCTGAGGTGTTCTGGGTTGAGCAAGAGTTGTGGGTAGGTTGAGAAAAAGGTTCGATAGAGAACTAGGGTTGTTGTTTCCAGTGGGCCAAGTCGAGGAAGTTTGAGTTGTAACAAATGGTGTAGCTCGCTTGCCCACATTAGCAAACACATCAGACACGCACTAATCGGTTGATcaatgagccaccgcctcaaacgTAGTCCCGTaaatgaaagttgaaaaataacatttattctctaAAGAATTTGGTATTGGAGGAAATTGGGACATTgcagaggcaagacgtgacgaagccgattgatcggacagGGCCCATCCGACCACTGGTCTCTCTAAGCAAAGGTTAGTAATTGATGTCGAAGCAAGAAACGGGACCGCCTGGCCCGATGTCAGcataatttgactgggtggggttgTCATGTCTATTGTTTTAGCGGGCAGCATGAACTCCACAAGACGATGCAGCATATtaacactgaaaaattgttgagtaatAATAACCAAAGCATAAATACCTTACGAGTTCAGATTACAGCCCTGAAAGTGCAAGCGATAAATATTGGCGTTGGGTGTCTTTGTAATGGTTATCACCATTCCCTTTTGGTGTATGCACGTTAACTTGAGGTATATCAAGTAAATTGTTATTTTGCTTATTATCCAGTTTCGAGGGAATGCGGCTCTTTGCATGTGCATTCACACAAAAACTAAGTTATTTAGGAGAAGGCATATTGaccatttttaatatttatcagAAATATTAGAGCTTGTCATATGGCTTTTCAAAATCAACATTAACAAATTTTCGCTGTCTTACTCTTTTCCCATGCTGTTTAATCATGACCACGTTCCACCTCACGCTGTCGGAATCCATAAGGGAATGTGTAGATAGTGATATTTGTAGGCTCATGTATGGGAgatgaaatacaaaatactcTTCAAACCAGGCTGTCTAAAACCACATGTCCAACACTACCAGCGCAGATTCTTAGTGTACCTTTGGCCGCGCTCCCACCACTCGgaacctatttatttatttgattgctgtttcaggccgaacttaagaatatttaactcaCACAACGGCGACCGGCATTTGTATGAGGAACGCACGACTACCCGTAGAACTCCGAGCCACCGCGTTAGCGATAGGCACCTGGGTGACTGCGCTAACCCACTAAccactaagccacggaggcttcTTAACTCTTTTTATCACGGTCATATTCGTTTTCAGCATCGCGCCAGCGTTTCCACTCACAATTTCCGATCGGCGTGTCCCCCTCCCCCATCCAAAAATCAACCGGGTTGGAATGATTAGGGATTGAGTTCTGTGTTTTATAACGGATCTGATCCCAATTTGATAAGTCGGAGAGCCCAGAGAATTACCCAtaatttgtcattttctgtGTTAATGAACACAAATAATCATGAGTGATATTGACttttgtaaagtatttattttctcCATCGGATATGAAATATTAGACATTTTGGCACCTTTGAATACAGAACAAATTCTGACAGACCAGAGTGTCATGCATTGATTGTATGTTATTTGAGTAAAAATGCGatcacacacacctgtataacAAGAAAATTATCCTGAAAGCCTAGCAGACAGGGTGGTTTACACTTATCCTTGTGTATCAGATCAGCGTGCACATGTCGCTTTCAGATAGATGTAAAAATCTTTCAATCAAATGTTCTGAAATATAatgattaattttaatttgaacatTACATCTGATACGTCAAATAAAATCTATAATCCTACTTTCCTATTTCAGCCACCGATGATCACAAACGCGTCTAAAATTCGATATGTGTATATCGAAACACCCGTGTTATGACTTactgagtgagttcttgggggttaacgtcgtacttaacaacttttcagtcatatgacgacgaaggaatccttagggcgtatgtaatatgcctccttgtcgcaggacggatttccaccgctcttttatctagtgctgcttcactgagacgaagtaagccgccccgcccgagccattatactgatacgggtcaaccagtcgttgcactatccttggcgttcagcatgaaggggatgccTCTGCCAAGATACCTGCTTGTCACTATGCAGCAGCACTTTCTTGCGGACGCTACATGTCTAGGATACGGCTTAAAAAATTTGAGCACGGTCCCGACCTTTGATCCGTACACCGAGTCTATCCCAGGTGTCGATCTACGGTTCAACCACATTCGAGGTGTGGAAGCCTCAGCGTTTGCTAATCTCTCTCTCAAAGGTTGTTCTAAGAGGAAACCAAAATAACTTTGTAGATGACTTGGGTTTTGACAGTTTGCAAAATTACAGTGTAGATTTGGATCTCACGAAACCGAGCTCCCGGCGTCTCCAAAGCCGCTTATTCTTTTGAAAAATACTCcgtgtgtattatttatttatgaagtcGTAGGAGCAGACGGAAGCCTAGTGGCTAGAGGCGATTGCATTTCAACACATAAGATAGATAAGATACTGTTTAGTACTCAGTCTTAAAAGGGAATTTATCCCATTTCAttggatttaaaattttgatatatttcaaTTCGCTTCGGCTTACAGGACTGACACAGAGGACAGATAACAAGCAAGGGAAACGTTTATGACATCAGAAAAGTATTTAAAGgtttgaaatgttaaaatttgtaaaatttaaaacagtAATTAGATCTCTGAAGCGTAAAACTTTGTAAATGTGAGCCAGTAACTAAATGCATGAAAGCAAATACTGACTATCATAATGACTGTTATAGTTTGACCTGATGCAAACATTTATTAGCTTAAAACCAGAATATTGTAGTAGTtgttaaaaatgcactttaaaaGTGTTAAGATCAGAGTAAAGATAATGTCGTCAGACCAGGGAACAAATACACAGCAAGGTGTTACAATAAGACATCTTTCAGCTGcctttaatgattttaattcgagaccagtgacgtgtaataaattgcacttaacatcactgtgtatttttttttacataattctgcttaagccatggtgctagggggcgtgtagattgctactatttatgcatttacataaacagtccGGATAAACCCTGacggaggtaaattgacaaaaggccttatttcaccagttacgtgtgacccatttgccaactgtcgcACTGACGTCACTGCCGAGGTCTTATTCTACatgatgtacgtctttaattatgttttaagTAGTCTTGCTGAGTAAGTCATGTAAATTGTAAAGGGTGGGGAACGTtcgtcattaacttgccaaagcttCGTTCTTTAtccgattttctccacccataaaactgagtGAAATATAAGGATGACTTTAACCAAcggtaaataaattaaacacttaagtaaagtaaataaatatactaggTTGCTGTTTAACACCGTCGTCAAGGATTGTTTCAGcgagagctgggttcgaacacAGAACCTTATACCGTTATATAGCCGTCATTTATCCTGAGGCACAGAAGAGTTATTACTTCCAGTCTAAATAATGTGTCCATATGGAAAATATTAGTTTCCACTGGTAACATTTCGATTTACAGCACACGAAAACCAAAGGACAAACATTCACATGTCTAGGCGGATATCTCATTCTTTATTTGCAAAGATTTTTGGTATGTGTAAGACTTTCATGATTATCGTACACAACTTTATGTTACCTTAGTCTGCTCCATCCTGAGGATTATGTGCAAATGGTAGATAAACTAGTGACGTCTTCACAAGATGACGCCATTATTTTCACTCCTAATTCTATTTGTCCATCTgataagtttttttgttttagctttcttttttttttttttgctttaaccACTACACCTTAGGCTTTGCTTCAATATTATTCCCAGTGTTGCAGATATAGTGTACTAAAGAGAagcacatatataaattttcatATGAAATCGAAGAAAAGTTCTGTAGAAGTTGAATTAAACTGCACTGTGCAAACGACTTTCAACCATGAACCTATCGCCCAATGGGTTGTCCCTCGCAAGTTGCTTGAAGtgaagaaacaaaatcaaagaTCTTTTGCTGTTTATCTTCACATCTTCCAAAGACGTCAACATTCCCAGAAGTGAAGGCATCCCAGCTGTGAAGCCACGCGAGATCGCATGTGCATTTGATTGGGTTCATGCTAACAATTATttgcaaggttttaaaatgatgaATACATTTTGGTACAGTTGTCAGTTTGGAGTTAAACAGATTTAGATGCAATAATTTACGGTTATTTTCGAGAGCATTGTCCGCGATGAAGGAAATCGGGTTGGAAGATAGATCCAAAGTGTCTAGAGACTGCAGTCCAATGAACGTATGTGCTGGTATAGTGGTGAGCAGGTTGTATCCTAAATTAAGGAGTGTTAGACTTGAAGAGAAAATGTTGTTTGGAATGGTTATTAGATGGTTATGACTAACATCAAGATGTTTTAGTGAAGGGAACGATTCCGAAAATTCAGTCGGAAACACCGTCAGGTTCATAAAGATCAACGTCACTTGTTCTACGCTTCTCATGGGCCGGGCGCATTTTGGTAGCGGTGAAACGCCAGCATCGAAGACATTGTCATACATGACCAGTTTGGTCAAATTTGGCAAACTACACATTCCATCCAGAGTGTCGTTAAACGAGCCTGAGGTGATGTACAAGATTTTCAATGAATCGAGTTTCTCCGAAACAGCCGGTAACAAAGGTAAGTCTGTTGTCAAACGTCTTAGATTTTTCAGAGCAACGAGCGCCTTGGGAGACGCTGTGAGGCGTGTGTCGGTGAGATCCAAATCTACTGTGTAGTTTTGTAAACCGTCAAATGCCAAGTCATCCACAAAGTCAATAGGGTTTGCACGCAGAATAATGTTGACTGTGGTGTCTACTGAGAGATTGGCGAAGGCAAAGGCTTCCAGACGTCGAATATGATTGGCTTGTAGGCTGACACCGGGTGTAGGCTCTGCGTCCGGATCAAAGACTGGGACAGACGTCAAATTCCTGAAGGCGCAGAAAAGGGTACTCATCAAACACTCGCAAGGATGTGCAGCCGTGCATCGATATGTGGCCGCCGGACAGGGGACATTGAAGGCCGCTAAGACACACAACAATGCCGCTACAATCTGAAACATAGATGAATTTAATACATGTGACCGGGCAAACATAATCTGCTGGCAGGTGACCATATACTGCATAACAAAAGACTACACTGCATTCagtaataaacaataaaatgagaACTTCTGCCTTTTTGCGAAGGATGTGCGCGTGACTGTGAGTGTAAAAGTACAAAAGGAAGACCTTGGATAAGAAATCGTAGTTTTCACCACTCGAACAGTTTGTGCGTCCTTGGTGAGAAGCGGTCTACAACCCACGTATGACCTTTACCACAACTGAACCTTccttaaatttatttgtattcCGAAACGGTGGCGCATTTCTCTTTGCCGCATTTGAGAACGTTTTTCGGTATCTTCCGACGGGTAGGTAGTTACTCGGACACTGTGTTTCTTCCCTAATAAAACTGAACGTAACCGTAAtgatgaacaatttttcagtatgtCGTTCAGGAAACTATGAaatagatacataaatacagtCCGTGAAAACCAAGCAACAAATATATAATCCTAAGAGAGTCGTATCATCTTCATTTTGCTGGGCTTTGTGAAATACCTTTTGAAATAAGAATTTTGCGTTACCTTCTCGTGTTCCATTGTGAGATCTGTATGGACAGGTTAACTTTCAACGATCATAATCTCCGAATGTCCAATGTGTAAGTAGATAGTCAGATATGTAGGTTAGATCAGATAATAACCGAAAGGTCAGAAATGGGTTGTTTACTGCAGCAATGAATTACTGTCAAAGTCGTGTGTCTAGAAATGTCGCATCGAAAACCGTTTGCTGCCATCGCAATATGTTGTTGAAGCGGCTGTAATCCAGTCATTCATCCTgtgtagaaaaagacatttagttatttcatttactcaattggtgttctacgtcgtgatcaagaatactttacttgtACAACGGCGCCCCGCATCCTTGGGGAAGGAGAGTGCCCCGAGGGACTTTACGACCAgccgtaggttgctgcaagaccttaaCACATGGGATCGAAGAGAAAGCAGGCGTGAGCTGGTCTTGAGATCACAGTgcgcgcattggtgagagtcacAGCTAGCACATTAACCATTAGGTACCATCCCGGTCCTGTTTagaaaaatttgtgttttcttcaaATGTCACTAGTCGCTGAGGCTTGCTGACAACAAGCGGTCGACGACGCTAATGTGGCATAGTCGGCGGATTAATGTTCGTTGAAGGCCCATTGTCGTGTAAAAATATGACGACCAAATCCGTGCGTCACACGTTGGAAAGTACGAACTCAGAGCCACactggcgagaggcttctgggtcagagtaaaacaccaatcaaataaataaatacatttttatttcgtTCATTCTGATTCTGCGACGAATGAAAGCCCTCGGCCTCTATCATAAAGTGGAGATctttatgacatatatatatatgtaaattttccaGATTATATGTTATAAAATAGGTAGTTTTCAAATGTAAACGACAGTTTGTTCTTTCCACTGGTTTTAAACATctatttgattttggatgttcTCATTATCTGCACATATCCACTACGTCCTACGTCAAACATCGTCCTTGCTCACACTGATTTAGCCAGCTAATGCTCTCTTTTGCTCACACTGATTTAACCCGATAATGGGTTGTTTTGCTCACACTGATTTAGCCAGGTAATGCGCTGTTTTGCTCACACTGGCAAAACAGTGTGGTGATTTATCCATTGtcatcccccgggctctgcccggtttcctcccaccataatgctggtcgccgtcgtataagtgaaatattctggagtacggcgcaaaacaccaattagtCAATCATTCAGTCGTTCTCGATTGGGAGATTTTCTACATTCCCCTGCGTTCATCCTTGAATTTATGGCGAACGGTGCTCTCCTCTGTGGATTTTTATAACGTTCGCTTGAAAACTTGTTTTCCACTAATGGCATTAATCAAACGTGGAAGAGTGCGCCAGAAACTCGCCAGAGGTTGGTTGTTTCCTACGGACTTTCGGGGATTCCCCACCCGTAAAACTGTCAACCAACATAAGATTTAACAAGTCTTCATCACGGCGTAATTTAATGAAATAAGTTTTCAAGAATCGTTGAACAGTATTTTAAACGCGTATGATTGACATTGtggaaagaaaatatgaaatttcaTAAACTGTTTCtctgattttcagtttttatttctgaatcaattttttgtttttattcccaCAGAAGGCATGCAAGAACGAAGAGAAGTCAAGAGAAAACTTCCCACAGCATATCTCTATTAAGTTATTATCCAATGGGCTGAACCTGGCAATACGCAACAATCAAGGAAATATAGTCATTGATAGTATGTTGTGCGTTTTGACAAAATCCAGAAATGCGAATATCCCACGATGTCACAGCATGGTGAAGCCACGCGAGATCACACGTGCACTGGATAGGGTTAGATGCAACGTTGATGTAAAGTTGTGTCAGATGGCGGATAGCTCTAGGTACAGTCGTCATTTCGCCttgaaacaaattaaaatgGTTCAGTTTAGGTGTCGCCTTAAATGCATCTTCCGCGATAACAGAAATCGGATTGCCGGACAAATCCAGGTTCGTTAGGTGACTCAGCCCTGAAAACGAACCTGACAAGATTACAGATATTCGATTGTTACTCAGATCCAGTTTTTGAAGACGCTCGAAATTGCTTGAAAGCCATGGAACGGACGTTAATTTATTATCTGACAAAGCCAGGCGGGTGAGGTTCGGTAGATTGATGTCTGTAGAAAGCGCGTAGACGTCATCATAGCGTAAAGACAGCCCTGTCAAGTAAGGGAAGAGTTTACCTAAATTTGGTACCACTGGCAAAGCCGTAAAGTATAAAGAGACGTAACGTAAACTAGTCATAGGTTTCGTGCATTGTGAAAACGGCGAAACGTAAATCGGGAAAGAGACGTACGTCATCATCAAGAACTCAAGGTTCGGAAAATGACAAGTGCCATTTAGGGCATGGCCGAATGATCCGTTGTAGAGATTTAACAGTTTAACGGAACCAAGATCTGCAGAGATACCAGAGTCCAGGGGTAGGTCTGTGGTTAAGGAATAAAGATTATTGAAGCCAGTAAGCGCCTTGGGTGACACTTTCAGTTGTGTGGATCGCAGATGCAGATTCACCGAGTTATTGTGCAAGCCACCAAAGGCCATGTCATCCATAACCTCTATGGGATTTTCATCCAGGTAAATGTCCACTGTCGACGCCAAGGATAGATTAACAAAGGCCAAAGCGTCCACACGTCGAATGTTATTGTTTCTTAAATCCACTTGGGTAATGTAGACAGTTGATGGAACAAATCGAGGCACCGACGTCAAGTTCATGTAAGAGCAGTTTATTGTCCCGTACTTCGTATTGTCTGCAGGAGAATAGCACCGACAAAGAGGCTCTGTCTGGCAGTTAAACCTGGTTTTGTAGCTGTCTGCTGTGCGAAGAGTCATGAGACACACTAAAATGATTGAAATCTGAAACGATACAagtaataaattaaatttggaaacatttgccAGTTGCCCTATACTCACTGAAGAACACCTTGTTTTCAAAATAGAACAAAATGAAACGAGCGTCACTGGGAAGTTAACGGAAGCGTCATCTAAAATATGTGTACTATTTTGTTACCATTTTTCTTTCACCCTGGAGGGTATAGTTAAAGAGGCTATGCGCCAGATTTTTagccccccaaaaaacaacaaaaaaacaataacataatcgctaatcaaatcaaattttctcaatttaacagaaataaatcaaattgttgtctttcagtaaatatctgACTCGTGTCTGTCATATTTGCAGTGTTAAAATTATTCTAAACGATGAAAAAAATATAGGAACtttattacaaattttgaatggtaacacgTGCGCGTAAAGGGccgatattttgtgaaatataattttacttTGACGACAAGGAATTAAAATTGTCCATGTTGTGAACAACGTCGGAGGGGAGGAAAGAGGTCAATATTTGGGTTAACGGAAAATAACAGCGTCATGTCCGacgatgtaaacaacaaataaatacataaatcaatgcACGGAGTGAAAATTTAATACAAGACATTGAATTAAAAATCCTGAAACCTGCATTAGTAAAAAATTTAGACTAAAACGGTCATAGTTTTGTGTAACTTTGGCGAAACAACTTGACAACACTTGTGAGGGAATGTTGAACTGACACAGGTtctgacatatatatatcatcttggcttgaaaatatatgtgtatggaTATGTAAAATGAAAGTTGCCATACGTGCCGTTTAGGTGTATAAGTGGTATGATATGAAGTGTCACAAGATAGATCTTACCGTTTGCCTCTCCATGGCGAAGTTGTCCAGAGTCTCACAAAAACCAGCGAAAGTGTTGTGTGACAAATATGCCGAGTGTATATAGAGAAATATATAGGTTACATAAAATATCTAGCCCGCAACGAGTAGATTTCGTCAGGTCGAATCAGATAAGCACAAGGAACACCACATGTTCACAACGCATACCTCTGTGAACTTCACTGTCCCTATGTGCAAGGTTTAGAACTGATGATTAATTGTGGAATGTAACTGTGAAATCGAGCAAAAAGCAGTTGCGAGAGTTACGGAGCGAAACAACCCCACATGTATCAGATTGATAGTAAGGAACTTTTAACACCCTTCCCACGCGCATTAAATGTTTAACAAAAGCACAAAATGTCGTCAACTGTGCGGTCTGTGTAATTAACCAGCCTGTTGTGCGATCACCAAACCAAAAGGTTTTTGGGAATCACGTCTGTTCCTGAAAAATACCTCCGTGGGGTCTCTGGGGTGAAAACAATATGACCCCAACCCCTAGGCAGGTTTGTCCGGTGAATATAAtgggctcacatcttctcgatTACCcacgtggggtttccggggtgataagaataggacctcagccctctaggcaagctttcAACTGCAGCAACACACTTAAGTTTGCAACAGCAGTGGGggtcacatggcctcctctagggactgtccgcttttccttaaggaaaaagaaataataaatttgaaaacaaaaaacaatatctcttatcaggaggcccgcaaattggCCTCCCTGTCTAATACGTCACTGCaatcttcgtttgccaatgtggtcaacaGAGTAGCATCTGTTGTTACTCAAACttcaatgacttggcccattggaaacgacaaacctacttCGATACCTTTACAGCCCGCTGTTCCGCCTGCCCGGAATTCCTGTTCAACCCAGACTActacagtaaataaaaaaaaaacccagtaaataatacacaacaaactgataaaactGAACCTGatcaaaccaaaaacaaaactgccagaactaaatctgaaaataaatctcataaccaaaataataaacctagGAGCGTCCCTCTAAGTCCACTAGGGACCcgatccaaacttttaataagtttcgatcgttggaggacgttggtccttcaacatcagatgcggatgtgatggatacatcacccgcacctgGGAGATCTTCCAGTCGATATCcaagggtcgtccgcggtccaaacataaagataaatcccccatacgccttcctctataatgtcttctttagacaaaattatactgtggaattgtcgaggtcttcaGGTTAATTTTGCTGAAATAACACAACTAGTCCAATCTTTATATCTTACTGCTTTTTGTCGTCAGGAAACTCACCGGAAGAcgtctgacaaagataaaataactcttaaaaattattcaataTATAGTACTTATCTAAATGAAGAAGAGCGCTCCTCGATCTTCATcattaacaatattattcactgTCCTGTTGCTCTGagatacatttcttgatatactaTGTATCAAAAATGcgggttttcgagttttaactgttatGGTTGTTCTTATCTGTTTTTAAACGTGtccaaacatttatgtttcatttttgttcttACCACCACatcggaaacctcaaccgcctcgtgttttcaccttgctctcgccacgatatggctgaaatattgccgatgtggcgttaaaccgtaatcattcattcatttcctggcttcttccacaacctagaatgatatttgatctacgtaaatacaataaatccaatacaaatcctcttataatttaGCAAGGTTTCgttgaaattaaggctaattattgaatttatatatactgatgggtcaaaggatggggacagggttgtgTCTGCGGTTATCTCAGAACAGCGAGTCTGTTCTCTCCGTCTTCCATCTTCTTTAATCTCCTCTGTTCGGGCCAGACCTATGCTCCTGAACTTATCTTATGTTTCTACTGGGCACGCCCAGAAGGCAATGATATGTAGTGACTCGCCCTCccgccttttggcaatacagaataacaaattttaaacatttattgatACTTGAAATATTAGCGTTGCAGAGAAAACTAATtgaaagaggtaaagatattatattctgtcggataccaagtcatattggtatccatggaaacccaGTCGCTGACAGGGAAGCAAAGGCTGCCCTcaataaatccatatcaaatGTTAAACTCCCGTATACTGATTTTCGATCAAACATTCTTAAATGTATTCGTTACCTTTGGTAGGGTGAATGGGCCCTTCAGGTCCATAATAAATTCCATAGTGTTCGCCCTGTCATTGGTTTTAATTTGTATAATCTCGGTATCTCTCGTAGAGATCAAGTacttttaacgaggtgtcgtattgggcattctcgtgtAATTCACAATTTTGTTCTTGATGGGATCTCTGTGCCAGAGTGTGTTGGAGGTGGTgttcaatatggcatcaaacatatcttagttgactgtgtagactttgcccatgttcggcggAGATTCTACTCAGTCAAcgctatatatgatttattgctggcgatgctgtcataaaatatttgagagttattggcctatatcatagaatataaattgtcatcaataaatatttatagaaaaaatgatatatacatatagatttctaaatatactatttttaaaatatgctggttttggagttttaactattttgtttttttcttatttgattttaaacatgtccgaacatttttgttttcaccttgttctctccacgatatggctgaaataagcCGATTTgccgttaagtcataatcattcgttcattgCATCTGGTGAATTTTCAAGATGGCAGTAAAAGTAGTGGTAAATATTCCTTACTGTCATTCGGAACACATTTGGTGCTGTTTCTGTCGGTAACTTCCGCAACTGCATTGCTCGATTTCAGATCCGCAACTGAAGTGATGACCAGAAACTGCAATCGTCTGTAAACACTCGCCAAGCAACTTTTGTGTCTTTGTGCAACAGCAATGTGCTGCCAATTGTGAAACTACACAGTAATGCATGAAGGCCTTGAATCATATACCCAGTACAATAATTTCTGCAGAAACTCTAATTATTTCCCTAATTTCTAGATTTTACACTGCCGCCCTTTTTACATACGAGGAGGATACTGCCCGCTATACGAGGTGCATTTCTGTGGCAAGAACACCTCCTACGGTGATGAACCGGCAGTTGCTTATGTATGAATACAATATCGCTTCTGCTTCAATACCTGTAACATGAGTCAAGTGGCATGATTAAGCCGAAAAAAGTGTCACCCAGTCCACGTGTACTGAGAACTTTATTCATTGGTATGCATTTCCCACACctaggaaagttcgtcagtaccTTTCCCTGTCTGCTCTTTATGCGTAATTCTGCCGGCGTacatatgaaaaagaaaaaaaaaaatagaaaacaacggtcaaataaaaaataaattcaacaagtCTGGCCTACTGGGATGATGCAAACATTGATTCTACGGAACTGTGGGCGCTGGTTATCGTGCTGCAAATCAGTCTCGATAGTAATGACAGAGAGAGGAAGTGAGTTAATTTCAATTCAAACA
This region includes:
- the LOC135464408 gene encoding slit homolog 1 protein-like, translated to MTLRTADSYKTRFNCQTEPLCRCYSPADNTKYGTINCSYMNLTSVPRFVPSTVYITQVDLRNNNIRRVDALAFVNLSLASTVDIYLDENPIEVMDDMAFGGLHNNSVNLHLRSTQLKVSPKALTGFNNLYSLTTDLPLDSGISADLGSVKLLNLYNGSFGHALNGTCHFPNLEFLMMTYVSFPIYVSPFSQCTKPMTSLRYVSLYFTALPVVPNLGKLFPYLTGLSLRYDDVYALSTDINLPNLTRLALSDNKLTSVPWLSSNFERLQKLDLSNNRISVILSGSFSGLSHLTNLDLSGNPISVIAEDAFKATPKLNHFNLFQGEMTTVPRAIRHLTQLYINVASNPIQCTCDLAWLHHAVTSWDIRISGFCQNAQHTINDYISLIVAYCQVQPIG